GCTGTCAGCTGTCGTCGACAGGAAATTTGTCGTCGTCGCCTTCTGCGATTTCAAAAACGCAGCGACCGCGTCGCTATAGGTTTCCGGCGGCTTCGATTTGATCCCGATGTAATCGATGCAGACCGAGATGCAGCGAATCTTCTCGCCATGTGCATCGTGCAGTTCGACCAAACCGTGGAACTCCTGCATGCAGGGCGCACAGGCGGTGCTCCAGATGTCGACCACGACCGGCTTGCCCGCCGCAGCGATCTCTTTTTCGATCGCCGGCCAATCGGCAAGCGTCAACTCGACGGCAGCTTCGCCAGCCGCAGCCGCTTCATCGCCGGCGGCTTGCGACGCCTGGTCCTGCGAAGTCGCCGCGGAATCGGTCCCATCCGACTTTCCCGCGATCTTCGAATCGCATCCCGACAGGATCAAGAGACTACAGCTAACAGCACACAACAACATTCGCAAATTCATCGATCGATAGTTCCTGAAGGAGGGGCCAAACGGAAGGCGTGAACTCTGCAGGTGGCGTCCGTCACCACCCGCTAGAGGTTCATCGATTGTCATCCTTTCCGCATCCGGCTGCAACAA
Above is a genomic segment from Rosistilla ulvae containing:
- a CDS encoding TlpA family protein disulfide reductase: MNLRMLLCAVSCSLLILSGCDSKIAGKSDGTDSAATSQDQASQAAGDEAAAAGEAAVELTLADWPAIEKEIAAAGKPVVVDIWSTACAPCMQEFHGLVELHDAHGEKIRCISVCIDYIGIKSKPPETYSDAVAAFLKSQKATTTNFLSTTADSDIYETLELDSIPAVFIYAADGTLTKRFVDAGDDAGFTYAKDVRPFVEQMLASE